The DNA segment CGTACTCCTCGATCGCGGTCGCGAGCCCGATCTTCGCGATGTGGAAGGAACGCGACCCGCACGCCGGTCCCTTCGCGTCCGGACGGCGGTGTGAGGCACGTGGAGCGCCGGGAGGCCGGATGGGTGCTCAGGCCCGCGGACGAGTCCGCAGCGATGGCGCTGCGCTCGGCGGGCTACTCGGCCATCGTCGCGCGCATGCTCGCCGCGCGCGGCGTGGCCTCGGCTGCCGAGGCGGACGCGTTCCTGACCCCCGACCTCGCTCGTGACTGGCTCGACCCGCTGCTGGTCTGCGGGATGGCTGAGGCCGCCGAGGCGGTCGCGGACGCAGTGCACGCCGGCCGGCGGATTGTGGTCTTCGGCGACTTCGGCCTCGACGGCATCTCGGCGGCCGCGTTGGCCGTCCGGGGCCTGCGCGCGATGGGCGCCGACGCGGCGCCGATGGTGCCGCACCGCTTCCGCGAGGGGTACGGCCTGTCTGTCGCGTCGCTCGAGCGGGTGTTCGAGCTGTCGCCGGAACTGGTCGTCACCGTGGACTGCGGGATCTCGTCGGCAGCGGAGGCGCACGTGCTGCGCGAGCGCGGCGTGTCACTCGTCGTGACCGACCACCACGAGCCCGGCGATGAGGTGCCGCGCGGTGTGCCGGTCGCGGACCCGCGGCTGCATCCGGACGGCGCCGCAGCCCCGTCCGCGGGGCTCGCCGGCGCGGGCGTGGCGCTCAAGCTCGTGCAGGCCGTCGGCGGGCTGCTCGGCTCGCCCGGCGAGTGGCGCACGCTGACGGACCTGGCGACGCTCGGCACGGTGGCCGACGTCGTGCCGATCGCCGGCGAGAACCGAGCGCTCGTCGCCGACGG comes from the Actinomycetota bacterium genome and includes:
- a CDS encoding single-stranded-DNA-specific exonuclease RecJ, producing MALRSAGYSAIVARMLAARGVASAAEADAFLTPDLARDWLDPLLVCGMAEAAEAVADAVHAGRRIVVFGDFGLDGISAAALAVRGLRAMGADAAPMVPHRFREGYGLSVASLERVFELSPELVVTVDCGISSAAEAHVLRERGVSLVVTDHHEPGDEVPRGVPVADPRLHPDGAAAPSAGLAGAGVALKLVQAVGGLLGSPGEWRTLTDLATLGTVADVVPIAGENRALVADGLARMRSAPRAGIAALAQVAGIETRVMRADNLAYALAPRLNAPGRVGDPDDALALLLADDPDSAQCLAERLDADNRTRQALEAGLLEAAGEQAAQTFAPGDRALVLAGEGWHEGVKGIVASRLAAQYGVPALLFCIEDGVAKGSGRSGGAVDLHGGGAAAAGLLPRFR